The following proteins are encoded in a genomic region of Bosea beijingensis:
- a CDS encoding ComEA family DNA-binding protein: MTMSRFLIPLVALAAMGGQAFAQTATQAPAPAKPAAPITAPAAPAAQAAPAAKPASPAAATPAATQAKKININTATAAELDTLKGIGEARSKKIIEERGKAKFKDFADLVKRGTLPANVEAEIKDKITF, from the coding sequence ATGACGATGTCTCGTTTCCTGATCCCTCTCGTCGCGCTCGCTGCCATGGGCGGCCAGGCCTTCGCCCAGACCGCGACGCAGGCCCCCGCCCCGGCCAAGCCCGCCGCGCCCATCACCGCGCCTGCCGCTCCGGCTGCCCAGGCCGCGCCCGCCGCCAAGCCCGCGAGCCCGGCTGCCGCCACGCCCGCCGCGACCCAGGCCAAGAAGATCAACATCAACACCGCGACCGCCGCCGAGCTCGATACGCTCAAGGGCATCGGCGAGGCCCGCTCCAAGAAGATCATCGAGGAGCGCGGCAAGGCGAAGTTCAAGGATTTCGCCGACCTCGTGAAGCGGGGCACCCTGCCCGCGAATGTCGAGGCCGAGATCAAGGACAAGATCACCTTCTGA
- a CDS encoding ABC transporter permease, whose protein sequence is MKRMKLLSLQILVMLVFLLVWHVVTTTSLFGDVKTMQFFFSTPSAVLARTFKQLTSAEIYYHLGITLTETVLAFVIGSLAGILFGFAFARRELLSAVFDPYIKAANALPRVVLAPIFALWFGLGIWSKVALGFTLVFFIVFFNVYQGVREVSPTILANARMLGMNERQLFKHVYWPSALTWMFSSLHTSVGFALVGAVVGEYLGSSAGLGYKIQEAESVFDVTGVFAGMLILAIFVIAIDSAVTVVEKRLLVWRPGQSSTTTT, encoded by the coding sequence ATGAAGCGGATGAAGCTCCTCTCGCTCCAGATCCTGGTGATGCTGGTCTTCCTGCTGGTCTGGCATGTGGTGACCACCACGAGCCTTTTCGGCGACGTGAAGACGATGCAGTTCTTCTTCTCGACGCCATCAGCCGTGCTGGCGCGCACCTTCAAGCAGCTCACCAGCGCGGAGATCTACTACCATCTCGGCATCACGCTGACCGAGACGGTACTCGCCTTCGTCATCGGCTCGCTCGCCGGCATCCTGTTCGGCTTCGCATTCGCGCGGCGCGAGCTGCTCTCGGCGGTGTTCGATCCCTATATCAAGGCGGCGAACGCCCTGCCGCGCGTCGTGCTGGCGCCGATCTTCGCGCTCTGGTTCGGCTTGGGCATCTGGTCGAAGGTGGCGCTCGGCTTCACGCTCGTCTTCTTCATCGTGTTCTTCAACGTCTATCAGGGCGTGCGCGAGGTCTCGCCGACGATCCTGGCCAATGCGCGCATGCTCGGCATGAACGAGCGGCAGCTCTTCAAGCATGTCTATTGGCCCTCGGCCCTGACCTGGATGTTCTCCTCGCTGCATACCTCGGTCGGCTTTGCGCTGGTCGGCGCGGTGGTCGGCGAATACCTCGGCTCCTCGGCGGGGCTCGGCTACAAGATTCAAGAAGCCGAGAGCGTGTTCGACGTCACCGGCGTGTTCGCGGGCATGCTGATCCTGGCGATCTTCGTGATCGCGATCGACTCAGCCGTGACGGTGGTCGAGAAGCGCCTGCTCGTCTGGCGCCCGGGGCAAAGCTCGACCACCACGACCTAA
- a CDS encoding FAD-dependent oxidoreductase: MTRGYAIAIAGCGPAGLAAALLLERAGHRVTLVERFATPQPLGSGLILQPTGLAVLRELGLADALIARGSRLDRLYGLGAATGSVVLDVRYAALGPDAFGLGIHRGSLFGALFAAVTARGIGVETGCEVADVESGSGERVSLLLDNGRKLGPFDLAIDALGARSPLIGRALRPVRQRPLAYGAVWANAPLAEGFDPHALEQRYHQASVMVGVLPIGRRLDQERLLASFFWSLKPADHAQWQARGLDAWKADVLSHWPQTAPMLETITSAEELLLAAYRHHTLPVPAGRGLAFIGDSAHSTSPQLGQGANMGLLDAYALTMAVNEAPDIAGALERYARLRRFHVRLYQAASRLFTPFYQSDSYVLPLLRDRLVPPLARLPGIGRQLALLVAGLYGDPLQVLKLGPAFPANPTLARVRA; encoded by the coding sequence GTGACGCGCGGCTACGCGATCGCGATTGCCGGCTGCGGACCGGCCGGGCTTGCGGCTGCGCTGCTGCTGGAGCGCGCCGGGCATCGCGTCACGCTGGTCGAACGCTTCGCCACGCCGCAGCCGCTTGGCTCGGGCCTGATCCTCCAGCCGACCGGGCTTGCCGTTCTGCGCGAGCTCGGTCTGGCCGATGCCTTGATCGCGCGGGGCAGCCGGCTCGACCGGCTCTATGGGCTGGGTGCGGCCACCGGTTCCGTTGTGCTCGACGTGCGCTATGCGGCGCTCGGCCCCGACGCCTTCGGCCTCGGCATCCATCGCGGCAGCCTGTTCGGGGCGCTGTTCGCGGCTGTGACGGCACGCGGGATCGGGGTCGAGACCGGCTGTGAGGTCGCGGATGTCGAAAGCGGCAGCGGCGAGCGGGTCTCGCTTTTGCTGGACAATGGCCGAAAGCTCGGGCCGTTCGACCTCGCCATCGATGCCCTGGGCGCGCGCTCGCCCCTGATCGGCCGGGCCTTGCGGCCGGTGCGGCAACGGCCGCTGGCCTATGGCGCGGTCTGGGCCAATGCACCGTTGGCGGAGGGTTTCGATCCGCATGCGCTGGAGCAACGCTATCATCAGGCCAGCGTGATGGTCGGCGTGTTGCCGATCGGGCGGCGGCTCGATCAGGAGAGACTGCTGGCCTCGTTCTTCTGGAGCCTGAAGCCGGCCGATCACGCGCAATGGCAGGCGCGCGGCCTCGATGCCTGGAAGGCGGATGTGCTTAGCCATTGGCCGCAGACGGCGCCGATGCTGGAGACGATCACGTCTGCCGAGGAGTTGCTGCTGGCCGCCTACCGGCATCACACCTTGCCGGTCCCGGCTGGGCGCGGCCTCGCCTTCATTGGCGATTCCGCCCATTCGACCAGCCCGCAACTGGGGCAGGGCGCCAATATGGGCTTGCTCGATGCCTACGCGCTGACGATGGCGGTGAACGAGGCTCCAGATATTGCTGGGGCGTTAGAGCGTTATGCGCGGCTGCGGCGCTTCCATGTCCGGCTCTATCAGGCGGCGAGCCGCCTGTTCACGCCGTTCTATCAATCCGACAGCTATGTGCTGCCCTTGCTGCGCGACCGGCTTGTGCCGCCACTGGCGCGCCTGCCGGGGATCGGCAGGCAACTGGCCCTGCTCGTCGCGGGGCTGTATGGCGATCCCTTGCAGGTCCTGAAGCTGGGGCCGGCTTTCCCGGCAAATCCCACTCTTGCGAGGGTAAGGGCATGA
- a CDS encoding ABC transporter ATP-binding protein, protein MELQDRPHQDAGAGPGPSGDPAVKLGGIDITFHLADGGRYQAVKGIDLNVHPGEFVSIVGPTGCGKSTLLNAAAGLLAPSAGAVGIFGKPLSGLNRRAGYLFQQDALMPWKTALENVKVALEPMGISNQEADQRAREWLGRVGLRTFVDRYPHMLSGGQRKRVSLAQMLIRNPEILLMDEPFGPLDAQTRQIMGNLLLDLWSRDRKALMFVTHDLEEAIALSDRVVVMSAGPAAGIVADYKVDLPRPRDIADIRLEKAFHEIHRDIWASLRVEVQKAYAMGEGRELVGGDAS, encoded by the coding sequence ATGGAGTTGCAGGATCGCCCGCACCAGGATGCGGGAGCAGGGCCGGGGCCGTCGGGCGATCCGGCGGTCAAGCTCGGCGGCATCGACATCACCTTCCACCTCGCTGATGGTGGCCGTTACCAGGCGGTCAAGGGCATCGACCTCAACGTTCATCCCGGCGAGTTCGTCTCGATCGTCGGGCCGACCGGCTGTGGCAAGTCCACCTTGCTCAATGCCGCGGCCGGCTTGCTCGCGCCCTCGGCCGGCGCGGTCGGCATCTTCGGCAAGCCGCTCTCGGGGCTGAACCGGCGCGCCGGCTATCTCTTCCAGCAGGACGCGCTGATGCCGTGGAAGACGGCGCTGGAGAACGTCAAGGTCGCGCTGGAGCCGATGGGCATTTCGAATCAGGAGGCGGATCAGCGTGCGCGGGAATGGCTCGGCCGCGTGGGCTTGCGGACCTTCGTCGACCGCTATCCGCACATGCTATCGGGCGGGCAGCGCAAGCGCGTCAGCCTCGCCCAGATGCTGATCCGCAATCCCGAGATACTGCTGATGGACGAACCGTTCGGGCCGCTCGACGCGCAGACCCGGCAGATCATGGGCAATCTCCTGCTCGATCTCTGGTCGCGCGACCGCAAGGCGCTGATGTTCGTGACCCATGATCTGGAAGAGGCGATCGCGCTGTCCGACCGGGTCGTGGTGATGTCGGCGGGGCCGGCGGCGGGGATCGTCGCCGACTACAAGGTCGACCTGCCGCGTCCGCGCGACATTGCCGATATCCGGCTGGAGAAGGCGTTCCACGAGATCCATCGCGACATCTGGGCCTCGCTGCGCGTCGAGGTGCAGAAGGCCTATGCGATGGGCGAGGGGCGCGAGCTCGTCGGGGGAGACGCGTCATGA
- a CDS encoding glutathione S-transferase family protein: MKLLIGNKCYSSWSLRAWLLMRATGIAFTEQLVPLDEPGFKEAIFAAAPGSGGTVPTLVDGDVVVWETLAICEYLHDTQPQAGIWPRDKAARAHARAIASEMHAGFTALRSACPMNLGKRFAGRDRGPGVARDVERLTSLWRQARERFGAGGQFLYGAFSAADAMFAPVVTRLDTYGIAVDAVSQDYMQAVLALPAYREWLAAALVEPWIVAQDEVDEPALVDLR; this comes from the coding sequence ATGAAGCTTCTGATCGGCAACAAATGCTACTCGTCCTGGTCGCTTCGGGCCTGGCTCCTGATGCGCGCGACCGGGATCGCCTTCACCGAGCAGCTCGTGCCGCTCGACGAGCCCGGCTTCAAGGAGGCGATCTTCGCGGCGGCGCCCGGCAGCGGCGGCACCGTGCCGACGCTGGTCGATGGCGATGTCGTCGTCTGGGAGACGCTGGCGATCTGCGAATACCTGCATGACACGCAGCCGCAGGCCGGCATCTGGCCGCGCGACAAGGCGGCGCGGGCCCATGCGCGCGCCATCGCCAGCGAAATGCATGCCGGCTTCACGGCTTTGCGCAGCGCCTGCCCGATGAATCTCGGCAAGCGCTTCGCGGGCCGCGATCGCGGCCCCGGCGTCGCCCGCGATGTCGAGCGGCTGACCAGCCTGTGGCGGCAGGCGCGCGAGCGCTTCGGCGCCGGCGGACAATTCCTCTATGGCGCCTTCTCGGCGGCGGATGCGATGTTCGCGCCGGTCGTCACGCGGCTCGACACCTATGGCATCGCCGTCGACGCGGTCTCGCAGGATTACATGCAGGCCGTGCTCGCGCTGCCTGCCTATCGCGAGTGGCTCGCCGCCGCGCTGGTAGAACCCTGGATCGTCGCGCAGGACGAGGTTGACGAACCCGCCCTCGTCGATCTCCGCTGA
- the ilvN gene encoding acetolactate synthase small subunit, translating into MSKPATHYPNAPKAQPTARHTLAVIVDNEPGVLARIAGLFSGRGYNIESLTVSETEHEKHLSRITVVTSGTANVIDQIKAHLDRLVPVHRVVDLTEQGEAIERELALVKVVGKGDHRVEAMRLASAFGARVLDASLTSFVFELTGATEEIERFIKTMTAVGLTEVSRTGIAAMSRGPDSM; encoded by the coding sequence ATGTCGAAGCCCGCCACCCATTATCCGAACGCTCCCAAGGCCCAGCCGACCGCGCGCCACACCTTGGCAGTGATCGTCGACAACGAACCGGGCGTTCTTGCCCGCATTGCCGGGCTGTTCTCGGGCCGTGGCTACAATATCGAGAGCCTCACCGTTTCCGAGACCGAGCATGAGAAGCATCTCTCGCGCATCACGGTCGTGACCTCCGGAACGGCCAATGTCATTGACCAGATCAAGGCGCATCTCGACCGGCTGGTGCCGGTTCATCGCGTCGTCGACCTGACCGAACAGGGCGAGGCGATCGAGCGCGAGCTCGCGCTGGTCAAGGTGGTCGGCAAGGGCGATCACCGCGTCGAGGCGATGCGCCTCGCCTCGGCCTTCGGCGCGCGCGTGCTCGATGCCTCGCTGACCTCCTTCGTCTTCGAGCTGACCGGCGCGACCGAGGAGATTGAGCGCTTCATCAAGACGATGACGGCGGTGGGGCTGACTGAAGTTTCGCGCACCGGCATCGCCGCGATGAGCCGCGGCCCGGACTCGATGTGA
- the ilvC gene encoding ketol-acid reductoisomerase: MRVYYDRDADINLIKGKKVCIVGYGSQGHAHALNLRDSGVKDVIIALKAGSATRKKAEEAGFKVMTPSEAAKVSDIMMMLTPDELQGDIYRDELHANMKEGAALLFAHGLNVHFNLIEPRKDLDVLMVAPKGPGHTVRSEYQRGGGVPTLIAIHQDATGNAHDLGLSYASANGGGRAGIIETTFKEECETDLFGEQVVLCGGLVELIKAGYETLTEAGYAPEMAYFECLHEVKLIVDLIYEGGIANMNYSISNTAEYGEYVTGPRIITAETKAEMKRVLTDIQSGKFTRDWMLENKVNQTSFKATRARYAAHPIEEVGAKLRDMMPWIKAKALVDKTKN; this comes from the coding sequence ATGCGCGTTTATTACGATCGTGATGCCGACATCAACCTGATCAAGGGCAAGAAGGTCTGCATCGTCGGCTACGGCTCGCAGGGCCATGCCCACGCGCTCAACCTGCGCGATTCCGGCGTCAAGGACGTTATCATCGCGCTCAAGGCCGGCTCGGCCACGCGCAAGAAGGCCGAAGAGGCCGGCTTCAAGGTCATGACTCCGTCGGAGGCCGCCAAGGTCTCGGACATCATGATGATGCTGACCCCGGACGAGCTGCAGGGCGACATCTATCGCGACGAGCTGCACGCCAACATGAAGGAGGGTGCTGCTCTCCTGTTCGCGCACGGCCTCAACGTCCATTTCAACCTGATCGAGCCGCGCAAGGACCTCGATGTGCTGATGGTCGCCCCGAAGGGCCCCGGCCATACCGTCCGTTCCGAGTACCAGCGCGGCGGCGGCGTGCCGACCCTGATCGCGATCCACCAGGACGCGACCGGCAACGCCCATGACCTCGGCCTGTCCTACGCCTCGGCCAATGGCGGTGGCCGCGCCGGCATCATCGAGACGACCTTCAAGGAAGAGTGCGAGACCGACCTGTTCGGCGAGCAGGTCGTGCTCTGCGGCGGTCTGGTCGAGCTGATCAAGGCCGGCTACGAGACGCTGACCGAGGCTGGCTACGCCCCCGAGATGGCCTATTTCGAGTGCCTCCACGAGGTGAAGCTGATCGTGGACCTGATCTACGAAGGCGGCATCGCCAACATGAACTACTCGATCTCGAACACCGCCGAGTACGGCGAGTACGTCACCGGTCCGCGGATCATCACGGCCGAGACCAAGGCCGAGATGAAGCGCGTCCTGACCGACATCCAATCGGGCAAGTTCACCCGCGACTGGATGCTGGAGAACAAGGTCAACCAGACCTCGTTCAAGGCCACCCGCGCCCGCTACGCCGCTCACCCGATCGAGGAAGTCGGCGCCAAGCTCCGCGACATGATGCCGTGGATCAAGGCCAAGGCCCTGGTCGACAAGACCAAGAACTGA
- a CDS encoding acetolactate synthase 3 large subunit, with protein sequence MSEMMTGAEMVVRALQDQGVEHLFGYPGGAVLPIYDAIFQQDKVKHVLVRHEQGAVHAAEGYARSGAGKVGCVLVTSGPGATNAVTGLTDALLDSIPLVVITGQVPTHLIGSDAFQECDTVGITRSCTKHNYLVKSIHDLPRILHEAFYVAANGRPGPVVIDIPKDIQFASGSYTRPRDNQHKTYRPVVKGDLNKIKAAVELIAGAKRPVFYTGGGVINSGPHASALLRELARLTGFPVTSTLMGLGAFPAADKQWLGMLGMHGTYEANLAMHDCDVMINIGARFDDRITGRIDGFSPRSKKIHIDIDPSSINKTVKVDIGIVGDCAHVLEDMVRIWRETGAQADKTALAAWWTQIDGWRGRKSLSYKRSDTIIKPQYALERLHELTKDRDTYITTEVGQHQMWAAQYLQFQEPNRWMTSGGLGTMGYGLPAAIGVQMKHPDALVIDVAGEASILMNMQEMSTAVQYRLPVKIFILNNEYMGMVRQWQELLHGGRYSESYSQSLPDFVKLAEAYGGHGIRCSDPAKLDAAIMEMIETPGPVIFDCLVAKEENCFPMIPSGKAHNEMILPDFEGDTGEIIDAKGKQLV encoded by the coding sequence ATGAGCGAGATGATGACCGGAGCCGAAATGGTCGTCCGCGCGCTTCAGGATCAGGGTGTCGAGCACCTGTTCGGGTATCCGGGCGGCGCCGTACTGCCGATCTACGACGCCATCTTCCAGCAGGACAAGGTCAAGCATGTCCTCGTCCGCCACGAGCAGGGCGCCGTCCATGCCGCCGAGGGCTATGCCCGTTCCGGTGCCGGCAAGGTCGGCTGCGTGCTCGTCACCTCCGGCCCCGGCGCGACCAACGCCGTCACCGGCCTGACCGACGCGCTGCTCGACTCGATCCCGCTCGTCGTCATCACCGGCCAGGTCCCGACGCATCTGATCGGCTCCGACGCCTTCCAGGAATGCGACACGGTCGGCATCACCCGCTCCTGCACCAAGCACAACTACCTGGTGAAGAGCATCCACGACCTGCCGCGCATCCTGCACGAGGCGTTCTACGTCGCTGCCAACGGCCGCCCGGGCCCGGTCGTGATCGACATCCCCAAGGACATCCAGTTCGCCTCCGGCTCCTATACCCGGCCGCGCGACAACCAGCACAAGACCTACCGACCGGTGGTCAAGGGCGACCTGAACAAGATCAAGGCCGCGGTCGAACTGATCGCCGGCGCCAAGCGGCCGGTCTTCTATACCGGCGGCGGCGTGATCAATTCCGGCCCGCACGCCTCGGCGCTGCTGCGCGAACTGGCGCGGCTGACCGGCTTTCCGGTCACCTCGACGCTGATGGGACTCGGCGCCTTCCCGGCCGCGGACAAGCAGTGGCTCGGCATGCTCGGCATGCACGGCACCTACGAGGCGAACCTCGCGATGCATGACTGCGACGTCATGATCAATATCGGTGCGCGCTTCGACGACCGCATCACGGGCCGCATCGACGGCTTCTCGCCGCGCTCGAAGAAGATCCATATCGACATCGACCCGTCCTCGATCAACAAGACGGTCAAGGTCGATATCGGCATCGTCGGGGACTGCGCCCATGTGCTGGAGGACATGGTCCGGATCTGGCGCGAGACCGGCGCCCAGGCCGACAAGACCGCGCTCGCCGCCTGGTGGACGCAGATCGACGGCTGGCGCGGCCGCAAGAGCCTCTCCTACAAGCGCTCGGACACGATCATCAAGCCGCAATACGCGCTGGAGCGGCTGCATGAGCTGACCAAGGATCGCGACACCTACATCACGACCGAAGTCGGCCAGCACCAGATGTGGGCGGCGCAGTATCTGCAGTTCCAGGAGCCGAACCGCTGGATGACCTCGGGCGGCCTTGGCACGATGGGTTACGGCCTGCCGGCGGCGATCGGCGTGCAGATGAAGCATCCCGACGCGCTCGTCATCGACGTCGCCGGCGAGGCCTCGATCCTGATGAACATGCAGGAGATGTCGACGGCGGTGCAGTACCGGCTGCCGGTGAAGATCTTCATCCTCAACAACGAGTACATGGGCATGGTGCGCCAGTGGCAGGAGCTGCTGCATGGCGGGCGCTATTCCGAGAGCTATTCGCAGTCCCTGCCGGACTTCGTGAAGCTGGCGGAAGCCTATGGCGGCCACGGCATCCGCTGCTCCGACCCGGCCAAGCTCGACGCCGCGATCATGGAGATGATCGAGACGCCCGGCCCGGTGATCTTCGACTGCCTCGTCGCCAAGGAAGAGAACTGCTTCCCGATGATCCCGTCGGGCAAGGCCCATAACGAGATGATCCTGCCCGATTTCGAGGGGGATACCGGCGAGATCATCGACGCCAAGGGCAAGCAGCTCGTCTGA
- a CDS encoding DedA family protein, with translation MAELEQAMKALVVFMQAHQQWAVPIVFAVAFAECVAILSWLVPATVFFTTFGAVAGASGLSLVPLALAASLGAGSGFWVSYIAGIYLGPRVHDYWPFNKNPQLLDRGHAFFEKWGIASILIGHFFGPLRAVIAIVAGIVAMPAWQFQLANWLASFAWGFGLLYGVGRLSEFLAR, from the coding sequence ATGGCCGAACTCGAACAAGCCATGAAGGCGCTCGTCGTCTTCATGCAGGCCCATCAACAATGGGCCGTCCCGATCGTCTTCGCCGTCGCCTTTGCCGAATGCGTCGCGATTCTGTCCTGGCTGGTTCCGGCAACCGTGTTCTTCACCACCTTCGGCGCCGTCGCCGGCGCCTCGGGCCTCAGTCTCGTGCCATTGGCGCTGGCAGCATCGCTCGGCGCCGGCAGCGGCTTCTGGGTGTCGTATATCGCGGGCATCTATCTCGGACCGCGAGTCCACGACTACTGGCCCTTCAACAAGAACCCGCAATTGCTGGATCGCGGCCATGCCTTCTTCGAGAAATGGGGCATCGCCAGCATCCTGATCGGCCATTTCTTCGGGCCGCTGCGCGCCGTCATTGCCATCGTCGCCGGCATCGTCGCGATGCCGGCCTGGCAGTTCCAGCTCGCCAACTGGCTGGCCTCCTTCGCCTGGGGTTTCGGCCTGCTCTACGGCGTCGGTCGCCTCAGCGAATTCCTCGCTCGCTGA
- a CDS encoding aspartate/glutamate racemase family protein has translation MATIGLIGGMSWESTAVYYRLLNEGVRARAGGLHSADVLLHSVDFSPIAEMQAKGDWTAAGAALAASARRLEQGGASCLVLCTNTMHKVADQIITATKLPFIHLADVTARAVLASPSRRPLLLATRFTMEQGFYRDRLRAFGVEALVPAPEERDDVHRIIYEELCRGRIEPVSRERYRAIVARAAREEGADGVILGCTEIGLLLSQGDVAVPVFDTTALHVQAALDFVDEWEVAAA, from the coding sequence ATGGCCACGATAGGTCTGATCGGCGGGATGAGCTGGGAGTCGACCGCGGTCTATTACCGGCTCCTCAACGAGGGCGTGCGCGCCCGTGCGGGCGGGCTGCATTCGGCCGACGTGCTGCTGCATTCGGTCGATTTCTCTCCCATCGCGGAAATGCAGGCGAAGGGCGACTGGACCGCGGCCGGCGCGGCGTTGGCCGCAAGCGCGCGGCGCCTCGAGCAGGGCGGTGCCTCCTGTCTCGTGCTCTGCACCAACACCATGCACAAGGTCGCCGACCAGATCATCACCGCGACCAAGCTGCCCTTCATCCACCTTGCCGATGTGACGGCGCGGGCGGTGCTGGCTTCGCCCTCGCGCCGGCCGCTGCTGCTGGCCACCCGCTTCACCATGGAGCAGGGCTTCTATCGCGACCGGCTCAGGGCCTTCGGCGTTGAGGCGCTGGTGCCGGCCCCGGAGGAGCGCGACGACGTCCACCGCATCATCTACGAGGAATTGTGCCGCGGGCGGATCGAGCCGGTCTCGCGCGAACGCTACCGTGCCATCGTCGCGCGTGCCGCCAGGGAGGAGGGCGCCGACGGCGTCATCCTCGGCTGCACCGAGATCGGCCTGCTGCTCTCGCAGGGTGATGTTGCCGTGCCGGTCTTTGACACCACCGCACTGCATGTCCAGGCGGCGCTCGATTTCGTCGATGAGTGGGAGGTTGCCGCGGCATGA
- a CDS encoding DUF924 family protein, with translation MTLPSAHAIVSFWCEAGPEKWFLKDDAFDTEITRRFLPAHEAAAAGQLAAWEETPEGVYALLILLDQFPRNMFRDSPRAFATDALAVEVAGRAIARGFDEAYQPPEKRFFYMPFMHSEGLADQERCIELCAAADDADGVKYAEMHRDIIRDFGRFPHRNPVLGRETTAQERAFLDEGGFAG, from the coding sequence ATGACCTTGCCCAGCGCCCATGCCATTGTCAGCTTCTGGTGCGAGGCCGGCCCCGAGAAATGGTTCCTCAAGGACGACGCTTTCGACACCGAGATCACCAGGCGCTTCCTGCCCGCCCATGAGGCCGCCGCTGCCGGACAGCTCGCGGCTTGGGAGGAAACGCCGGAAGGCGTCTATGCGCTGCTGATCCTGCTCGACCAGTTTCCGCGCAACATGTTCCGCGACAGCCCGCGCGCCTTCGCCACCGATGCGCTAGCCGTTGAAGTCGCCGGGCGCGCGATCGCCAGAGGTTTCGACGAGGCCTATCAGCCGCCGGAGAAGCGCTTCTTCTACATGCCCTTCATGCACTCCGAAGGGCTGGCCGATCAGGAGCGCTGTATCGAACTCTGCGCTGCTGCCGATGATGCCGACGGCGTGAAATACGCCGAGATGCACCGGGACATCATCCGCGATTTCGGCCGCTTCCCGCATCGCAACCCCGTGCTCGGCCGCGAGACCACGGCGCAGGAGCGCGCCTTCCTCGATGAGGGCGGCTTCGCGGGGTGA
- a CDS encoding TetR/AcrR family transcriptional regulator C-terminal domain-containing protein: MTQGPAETQGEALTARQQAVLDAVLSLMVEKGSGLTMTAVARRASCSKETLYKWFGDRDGLLTATVQWQASKVRAGNFDRQNLDAGALRESLKGFAANWLEVITSPTSIALNRIGISQAASRDGNLGSIVLANGRFAIGERLKPVLDAGREAGLLAFDDTETAFRTFFGLAGRDVQIRLLLGDTLTLSRAEIATDAERATEQFLTLYGAGRHASGRDKSNA; this comes from the coding sequence ATGACGCAAGGCCCGGCAGAGACACAAGGCGAGGCGCTGACAGCGCGCCAGCAGGCCGTGCTCGATGCCGTGCTGAGCTTGATGGTCGAGAAGGGCAGCGGGCTGACGATGACCGCCGTTGCGCGGCGCGCGAGCTGCTCCAAGGAAACGCTCTACAAGTGGTTCGGCGACCGCGACGGTCTGCTGACCGCGACCGTGCAGTGGCAGGCCTCGAAGGTGAGGGCGGGCAATTTCGACCGGCAGAACCTCGATGCCGGCGCGCTGCGCGAGAGCCTGAAAGGTTTCGCCGCGAACTGGCTGGAGGTGATCACCTCGCCGACCTCGATCGCGCTCAACCGCATCGGCATCAGCCAGGCGGCGTCGCGCGACGGCAATCTCGGCTCGATCGTGCTGGCCAATGGCCGCTTCGCGATCGGCGAGCGCCTGAAGCCGGTGCTCGATGCCGGGCGCGAAGCGGGGCTGCTCGCCTTCGACGATACCGAGACGGCCTTCCGCACCTTCTTCGGCCTCGCCGGCCGCGACGTTCAGATCCGGCTCCTGCTCGGCGATACGCTGACGCTGAGCCGGGCCGAGATCGCCACTGACGCCGAGCGGGCGACCGAACAGTTTCTCACCCTCTACGGTGCGGGGCGGCATGCCTCGGGCCGGGACAAGTCCAACGCGTGA